In Dysidea avara chromosome 3, odDysAvar1.4, whole genome shotgun sequence, a single window of DNA contains:
- the LOC136248595 gene encoding sushi, von Willebrand factor type A, EGF and pentraxin domain-containing protein 1-like encodes MRTCQSDESWSGMTTTCARVSCPDLGQPDNGMIDCTFGDDGVASYQDTCRFSCADGYRLRGSTSRNCQSDRTWSGGIATCHRVPCDELPQPEHGSVMCDYGDDGTTSYQDICRYTCADGFEIMGSSSRTCLSTGMWSNDEPMCTRVSCPTLNHPANGTISCSSGSNQDVVYEVTCNFTCDTGYQLTSGSNSRTCLSDGRWNGTEATCGRVPCVRLPQPTNGAISCSLGDDGETSFEDTCTFTCNSGYEVRGSSMRTCQSDESWSGMTTTCERVSCPDLGQPDNGMIDCTFGDDGVTSYQDTCGFSCADGYRLRGSTSRNCQSDGTWSGGIATCHRVPCDELPQPEHGSVMCDYGDDGTTSYQDICRYTCADGFEIMGSSSRTCLSTGMWSNDEPMCTRVSCPTLNHPANGTISCSSGSNQDVVYEVTCNFTCDTGYQLTSGSHSRTCLSDGRWNGTEATCGRVPCVRLPQPTNGAISCSLGDDGVTSFEDTCTFTCNSGYEVDGSNLRSCQSDGGWSGMTTTCERVPCPDLGQPDNGMIECMFGDDGVASYQDTCRFSCAEGYRLSGSTSRNCQSDGTWSGATETCDRVPCDELPQPEHGSVMCDYGDDGTASYQDVCRYTCVDGFEIMGSSSRTCLSTGMWSNDEPMCTRVSCPTLNHPANGTISCSSGSNQDAVYEVTCNFTCDTGYQLTSGSHSRTCLSDGRWNGTEATCGRVPCVRLPQPTNGAISCSLGDDGETSFEDTCTFTCNSGYEVRGSSIRTCQSDESWSGMTTTCARVSCPDLGQPDNGMIDCTFGDDGVASYQDTCGFSCADGYRLRGSTSRNCQSDGTWSGGIATCRRVPCDELPQPEHGSVMCDYGDDGTTSYQDICRYTCADGFEIMGSSSRTCLSTGMWSNDEPMCTRVSCPTLNHPANGTISCSSGSNQDVVYEVTCNFTCDTGYQLTSGSHSRTCLSDGRWNGTEATCGRVPCVRLPQPTNGAISCSLGDDGVTSFEDTCTFTCNSGYEVSGSNLRSCQSDGGWSGMTTTCERVSCPDLGQPDNGMIECMFGDDGVASYQDTCRFSCAEGYRLSGSTSRNCQSDGTWSGATETCDRVPCDELPQPEHGSVMCDYGDDGTTSYQDVCRYTCVDGFEIMGSSSRTCLSTGMWSNDEPMCTRGVLVVGCKMVYLCLRYVISVLSNPQSSC; translated from the exons ATGAGGACTTGTCAGAGTGATGAGAGTTGGAGTGGtatgacaacaacatgtgcaagAG TGTCCTGTCCTGACCTCGGTCAACCTGATAACGGAATGATTGATTGTACGTTTGGAGACGATGGGGTCGCTTCATACCAAGACACATGCAGATTCAGTTGTGCTGATGGTTATCGTCTCCGTGGTAGCACATCACGCAATTGTCAGAGCGATAGAACTTGGAGCGGTGGTATTGCAACATGTCATAGAG TGCCTTGTGATGAACTACCACAACCTGAACATGGATCAGTGATGTGTGACTATGGAGATGATGGAACAACATCATATCAAGATATCTGCCGATACACTTGTGCGGATGGTTTTGAAATAATGGGCAGCAGTTCAAGAACTTGTCTCAGTACAGGGATGTGGAGTAATGATGAACCAATGTGTACAAGAG TGTCCTGTCCAACCCTCAATCATCCTGCTAATGGAACTATTTCTTGTTCAAGTGGAAGTAACCAGGATGTTGTGTATGaagtgacatgtaattttacatgTGATACTGGATACCAGTTGACCAGTGGTAGTAATAGTAGAACTTGTTTGAGTGATGGAAGGTGGAATGGTACTGAAGCTACTTGTGGGAGAG TTCCTTGTGTTCGGCTTCCTCAACCTActaatggagcaatcagctGCTCACTTGGTGACGATGGGGAGACTTCCTTTGAGGACACGTGCACATTTACATGTAACAGTGGTTATGAAGTTAGAGGTAGCAGTATGAGGACTTGTCAGAGTGATGAGAGTTGGAGTGGTATGACAACAACATGTGAAAGAG TGTCCTGTCCTGACCTTGGTCAACCTGATAACGGAATGATTGATTGTACGTTTGGAGATGATGGGGTCACTTCATACCAAGACACATGCGGATTCAGTTGTGCTGATGGTTATCGTCTCCGTGGTAGCACATCACGCAATTGTCAGAGCGATGGAACTTGGAGCGGTGGTATTGCAACATGTCATAGAG TGCCTTGTGATGAACTACCACAACCTGAACATGGATCAGTGATGTGTGACTATGGAGATGATGGAACAACATCATATCAAGATATCTGCCGATACACTTGTGCGGATGGTTTTGAAATAATGGGCAGCAGTTCAAGAACTTGTCTCAGTACAGGGATGTGGAGTAATGATGAACCAATGTGTACAAGAG TGTCCTGTCCAACCCTCAATCATCCTGCTAATGGAACTATTTCTTGTTCAAGTGGAAGTAACCAGGATGTTGTGTATGaagtgacatgtaattttacatgTGATACTGGATACCAGTTGACCAGTGGTAGTCATAGTAGAACTTGTTTGAGTGATGGAAGGTGGAATGGTACTGAAGCTACTTGTGGGAGAG TTCCTTGTGTTCGGCTTCCTCAACCTActaatggagcaatcagctGCTCACTTGGTGATGATGGGGTGACTTCCTTTGAGGACACGTGCACATTTACATGTAACAGTGGTTATGAAGTTGATGGTAGTAATTTGAGGagttgtcagagtgatgggGGTTGGAGTGGTATGACAACAACATGTGAAAGAG TGCCCTGTCCTGACCTCGGTCAAcctgataatggaatgattgaATGCATGTTTGGAGATGATGGGGTAGCTTCATACCAAGACACTTGCAGATTCAGTTGTGCTGAAGGTTATCGCCTCAGTGGTAGCACATCACGCAattgtcagagtgatggaacTTGGAGTGGTGCTACTGAAACATGTGATAGAG TGCCTTGTGATGAACTACCACAACCTGAACATGGATCAGTGATGTGTGACTATGGAGATGATGGAACAGCATCATATCAAGATGTCTGCCGATACacttgtgtggatggttttgaAATAATGGGCAGCAGTTCAAGAACTTGTCTCAGTACCGGGATGTGGAGTAATGATGAACCAATGTGTACAAGAG TGTCCTGTCCAACCCTCAATCATCCTGCTAATGGAACTATTTCTTGTTCAAGTGGAAGTAACCAGGATGCTGTGTATGaagtgacatgtaattttacatgTGATACTGGATACCAGTTGACCAGTGGTAGTCATAGCAGAACCTGTTTGAGTGATGGAAGGTGGAATGGTACTGAAGCTACTTGTGGGAGAG TTCCTTGTGTTCGGCTTCCTCAACCTActaatggagcaatcagctGCTCACTTGGTGATGATGGGGAGACTTCCTTTGAGGACACGTGCACATTTACATGTAACAGTGGTTATGAAGTTAGAGGTAGCAGTATAAGGACTTGTCAGAGTGATGAGAGTTGGAGTGGtatgacaacaacatgtgcaagAG TGTCCTGTCCTGACCTCGGTCAACCTGATAACGGAATGATTGATTGTACGTTTGGAGATGATGGGGTCGCTTCATACCAAGACACATGCGGATTCAGTTGTGCTGATGGTTATCGTCTCCGTGGTAGCACATCACGCAATTGTCAGAGCGATGGAACTTGGAGCGGTGGTATTGCAACATGTCGTAGAG TGCCTTGTGATGAACTACCACAACCTGAACATGGATCAGTGATGTGTGACTATGGAGATGATGGAACAACATCATATCAAGATATCTGCCGATACACTTGTGCGGATGGTTTTGAAATAATGGGCAGCAGTTCAAGAACTTGTCTCAGTACAGGGATGTGGAGTAATGATGAACCAATGTGTACAAGAG TGTCCTGTCCAACCCTCAATCATCCTGCTAATGGAACTATTTCTTGTTCAAGTGGAAGTAACCAGGATGTTGTGTATGaagtgacatgtaattttacatgTGATACTGGATACCAGTTGACCAGTGGTAGTCATAGTAGAACTTGTTTGAGTGATGGAAGGTGGAATGGTACTGAAGCTACTTGTGGGAGAG TTCCTTGTGTTCGGCTTCCTCAACCTActaatggagcaatcagctGCTCACTTGGTGATGATGGGGTGACTTCCTTTGAGGACACGTGCACATTTACATGTAACAGTGGTTATGAAGTTAGTGGTAGTAATTTGAGGagttgtcagagtgatgggGGTTGGAGTGGTATGACAACAACATGTGAAAGAG TGTCCTGTCCTGACCTCGGTCAAcctgataatggaatgattgaATGCATGTTTGGAGATGATGGGGTAGCTTCATACCAAGACACTTGCAGATTCAGTTGTGCTGAAGGTTATCGCCTCAGTGGTAGCACATCACGCAattgtcagagtgatggaacTTGGAGTGGTGCTACTGAAACATGTGATAGAG TGCCTTGTGATGAACTACCACAACCTGAACATGGATCAGTGATGTGTGACTATGGAGATGATGGAACAACATCATATCAAGATGTCTGCCGATACacttgtgtggatggttttgaAATAATGGGAAGCAGTTCAAGAACTTGTCTCAGTACCGGGATGTGGAGTAATGATGAACCAATGTGTACAAGAGGTGTGTTAGTTGTTGGTTGTAAAATGGTTTATCTTTGTTTGCGTTATGTTATTAGTGTCCTGTCCAACCCTCAATCATCCTGCTAA
- the LOC136248596 gene encoding sushi, von Willebrand factor type A, EGF and pentraxin domain-containing protein 1-like, which translates to MCDYGDDGTTSYQDICRYTCVDGFEIMGSSSRTCLSTGMWSNDEPLCTRVSCPTLNHPANGTISCSSGSNQDAVYEVTCNFTCDTGYQLTSGSHSRTCLSDGRWNGTEATCGRVPCVRLPQPANGAISCSLGDDGVASFEDTCTFTCNSGYEVRGSSMRTCQSDESWSGMTTTCARVSCPDLGQPDNGMIDCTFGDDGVASYQDTCGFSCADGYRLRGSTSRNCQSDRTWSGGIATCHRVPCDELPQPEHGSVMCDYGDDGTTSYQDICRYTCVDGFEIMGSSSRTCLSTGMWSNDEPMCTRVSCPTLNHPANGTISCSSGSNQDVVYEVTCNFTCDTGYQLTSGSNSRTCLSDGRWNGTEATCGRVPCVRLPQPTNGAISCSLGDDGETSFEDTCTFTCNSGYEVRGSSMRTCQSDESWSGMTTTCERVSCPDLGQPDNGMIDCTFGDDGVTSYQDTCGFSCADGYRLRGSTSRNCQSDGTWSGGIATCHRVPCDELPQPEHGSVMCDYGDDGTTSYQDICRYTCADGFEIMGSSSRTCLSTGMWSNDEPMCTRVSCPTLNHPANGTISCSSGSNQDVVYEVTCNFTCDTGYQLTSGSHSRTCLSDGRWNGTEATCGRVPCVRLPQPTNGAISCSLGDDGVTSFEDTCTFTCNSGYEVDGSNLRSCQSDGGWSGMTTTCERVPCPDLGQPDNGMIECMFGDDGVASYQDTCRFSCAEGYRLSGSTSRNCQSDGTWSGATETCDRVPCDELPQPEHGSVMCDYGDDGTASYQDVCRYTCVDGFEIMGSSSRTCLSTGMWSNDEPMCTRVSCPTLNHPANGTISCSSGSNQDAVYEVTCNFTCDTGYQLTSGSHSRTCLSDGRWNGTEATCGRVPCVRLPQPTNGAISCSLGDDGETSFEDTCTFTCNSGYEVRGSSMRTCQSDESWSGMTTTCARVSCPDLGQPDNGMIDCTFGDDGVASYQDTCRFSCADGYRLRGSTSRNCQSDGTWSGGIATCHRVPCDELPQPEHGSVMCDYGDDGTTSYQDICRYTCADGFEIMGSSSRTCLSTGMWSNDEPMCTRVSCPTLNHPANGTISCSSGSNQDVVYEVTCNFTCDTGYQLTSGSHSRTCLSDGRWNGTEATCGRVPCVRLPQPTNGAISCSLGDDGVTSFEDTCTFTCNSGYEVDGSNLRSCQSDGGWSGMTTTCERVSCPDLGQPDNGMIECMFGDDGVASYQDTCRFSCAEGYRLSGSTSRNCQSDGTWSGATETCDRVPCDELPQPEHGSVMCDYGDDGTTSYQDVCRYTCVDGFEIMGSSSRTCLSTGMWSNDEPMCTRGVLVVGCKMVYLCLRYVISVLSNPQSSC; encoded by the exons ATGTGTGACTATGGAGATGATGGGACAACATCATATCAAGATATCTGCCGATACacttgtgtggatggttttgaAATAATGGGCAGCAGTTCAAGAACTTGTCTCAGTACAGGGATGTGGAGTAATGATGAACCATTGTGTACAAGAG TGTCCTGTCCAACCCTCAATCATCCTGCTAATGGAACTATTTCTTGTTCAAGTGGAAGTAACCAGGATGCTGTGTATGaagtgacatgtaattttacatgcGATACTGGATACCAGTTGACCAGTGGTAGTCATAGCAGAACCTGTTTGAGTGATGGAAGGTGGAATGGTACTGAAGCTACTTGTGGGAGAG TTCCTTGTGTTCGACTTCCTCAACCTGCTAATGGAGCAATTAGCTGCTCACTTGGTGATGATGGGGTGGCTTCCTTTGAGGACACGTGCACATTTACATGTAACAGTGGTTATGAAGTTAGAGGTAGCAGTATGAGGACTTGTCAGAGTGATGAGAGTTGGAGTGGtatgacaacaacatgtgcaagAG TGTCCTGTCCTGACCTCGGTCAACCTGATAACGGAATGATTGATTGTACGTTTGGAGATGATGGGGTCGCTTCATACCAAGACACATGCGGATTCAGTTGTGCTGATGGTTATCGTCTCCGTGGTAGCACATCACGCAATTGTCAGAGCGATAGAACTTGGAGCGGTGGTATTGCAACATGTCATAGAG TGCCTTGTGATGAACTACCACAACCTGAACATGGATCAGTGATGTGTGACTATGGAGATGATGGAACAACATCATATCAAGATATCTGCCGATACacttgtgtggatggttttgaAATAATGGGCAGCAGTTCAAGAACTTGTCTCAGTACAGGGATGTGGAGTAATGATGAACCAATGTGTACAAGAG TGTCCTGTCCAACCCTCAATCATCCTGCTAATGGAACTATTTCTTGTTCAAGTGGAAGTAACCAGGATGTTGTGTATGaagtgacatgtaattttacatgTGATACTGGATACCAGTTGACCAGTGGTAGTAATAGTAGAACTTGTTTGAGTGATGGAAGGTGGAATGGTACTGAAGCTACTTGTGGGAGAG TTCCTTGTGTTCGGCTTCCTCAACCTActaatggagcaatcagctGCTCACTTGGTGACGATGGGGAGACTTCCTTTGAGGACACGTGCACATTTACATGTAACAGTGGTTATGAAGTTAGAGGTAGCAGTATGAGGACTTGTCAGAGTGATGAGAGTTGGAGTGGTATGACAACAACATGTGAAAGAG TGTCCTGTCCTGACCTTGGTCAACCTGATAACGGAATGATTGATTGTACGTTTGGAGATGATGGGGTCACTTCATACCAAGACACATGCGGATTCAGTTGTGCTGATGGTTATCGTCTCCGTGGTAGCACATCACGCAATTGTCAGAGCGATGGAACTTGGAGCGGTGGTATTGCAACATGTCATAGAG TGCCTTGTGATGAACTACCACAACCTGAACATGGATCAGTGATGTGTGACTATGGAGATGATGGAACAACATCATATCAAGATATCTGCCGATACACTTGTGCGGATGGTTTTGAAATAATGGGCAGCAGTTCAAGAACTTGTCTCAGTACAGGGATGTGGAGTAATGATGAACCAATGTGTACAAGAG TGTCCTGTCCAACCCTCAATCATCCTGCTAATGGAACTATTTCTTGTTCAAGTGGAAGTAACCAGGATGTTGTGTATGaagtgacatgtaattttacatgTGATACTGGATACCAGTTGACCAGTGGTAGTCATAGTAGAACTTGTTTGAGTGATGGAAGGTGGAATGGTACTGAAGCTACTTGTGGGAGAG TTCCTTGTGTTCGGCTTCCTCAACCTActaatggagcaatcagctGCTCACTTGGTGATGATGGGGTGACTTCCTTTGAGGACACGTGCACATTTACATGTAACAGTGGTTATGAAGTTGATGGTAGTAATTTGAGGagttgtcagagtgatgggGGTTGGAGTGGTATGACAACAACATGTGAAAGAG TGCCCTGTCCTGACCTCGGTCAAcctgataatggaatgattgaATGCATGTTTGGAGATGATGGGGTAGCTTCATACCAAGACACTTGCAGATTCAGTTGTGCTGAAGGTTATCGCCTCAGTGGTAGCACATCACGCAattgtcagagtgatggaacTTGGAGTGGTGCTACTGAAACATGTGATAGAG TGCCTTGTGATGAACTACCACAACCTGAACATGGATCAGTGATGTGTGACTATGGAGATGATGGAACAGCATCATATCAAGATGTCTGCCGATACacttgtgtggatggttttgaAATAATGGGAAGCAGTTCAAGAACTTGTCTCAGTACCGGGATGTGGAGTAATGATGAACCAATGTGTACAAGAG TGTCCTGTCCAACCCTCAATCATCCTGCTAATGGAACTATTTCTTGTTCAAGTGGAAGTAACCAGGATGCTGTGTATGaagtgacatgtaattttacatgTGATACTGGATACCAGTTGACCAGTGGTAGTCATAGCAGAACCTGTTTGAGTGATGGAAGGTGGAATGGTACTGAAGCTACTTGTGGGAGAG TTCCTTGTGTTCGGCTTCCTCAACCTActaatggagcaatcagctGCTCACTTGGTGATGATGGGGAGACTTCCTTTGAGGACACGTGCACATTTACATGTAACAGTGGTTATGAAGTTAGAGGTAGCAGTATGAGGACTTGTCAGAGTGATGAGAGTTGGAGTGGtatgacaacaacatgtgcaagAG TGTCTTGTCCTGACCTCGGTCAACCTGATAACGGAATGATTGATTGTACGTTTGGAGATGATGGGGTCGCTTCATACCAAGACACATGCAGATTCAGTTGTGCTGATGGTTATCGTCTCCGTGGTAGCACATCACGCAATTGTCAGAGCGATGGAACTTGGAGCGGTGGTATTGCAACATGTCATAGAG TGCCTTGTGATGAACTACCACAACCTGAACATGGATCAGTGATGTGTGACTATGGAGATGATGGAACAACATCATATCAAGATATCTGCCGATACACTTGTGCGGATGGTTTTGAAATAATGGGCAGCAGTTCAAGAACTTGTCTCAGTACAGGGATGTGGAGTAATGATGAACCAATGTGTACAAGAG TGTCCTGTCCAACCCTCAATCATCCTGCTAATGGAACTATTTCTTGTTCAAGTGGAAGTAACCAGGATGTTGTGTATGAAGTGACATGCAATTTTACATGTGATACTGGATACCAGTTGACCAGTGGTAGTCATAGTAGAACTTGTTTGAGTGATGGAAGGTGGAATGGTACTGAAGCTACTTGTGGGAGAG TTCCTTGTGTTCGGCTTCCTCAACCTActaatggagcaatcagctGCTCACTTGGTGATGATGGGGTGACTTCCTTTGAGGACACGTGCACATTTACATGTAACAGTGGTTATGAAGTTGATGGTAGTAATTTGAGGagttgtcagagtgatgggGGTTGGAGTGGTATGACAACAACATGTGAAAGAG TGTCCTGTCCTGACCTCGGTCAAcctgataatggaatgattgaATGCATGTTTGGAGATGATGGGGTAGCTTCATACCAAGACACTTGCAGATTCAGTTGTGCTGAAGGTTATCGCCTCAGTGGTAGCACATCACGCAattgtcagagtgatggaacTTGGAGTGGTGCTACTGAAACATGTGATAGAG TGCCTTGTGATGAACTACCACAACCTGAACATGGATCAGTGATGTGTGACTATGGAGATGATGGAACAACATCATATCAAGATGTCTGCCGATACacttgtgtggatggttttgaAATAATGGGAAGCAGTTCAAGAACTTGTCTCAGTACCGGGATGTGGAGTAATGATGAACCAATGTGTACAAGAGGTGTGTTAGTTGTTGGTTGTAAAATGGTTTATCTTTGTTTGCGTTATGTTATTAGTGTCCTGTCCAACCCTCAATCATCCTGCTAA
- the LOC136248597 gene encoding P-selectin-like — protein MAAVYIRSFTVLYLIQVAIAICPPLTPLYNGRTTCVNSFGTPIIEDHPYSTGVSCSFRCNPGFLLMGSVLRTCEATGRWSGTDTICEEVRLGIICDELRQPEHGFVNCNYGLDGVPSYQDNCTYTCATGFELMGSNTSTCQVDGTWSNVDVMCTRVSCPTLNHPANGIISCSSGSNQDVVYEVTCDFTCDTGYQLTSGSHSRTCLSDGRWNGTEATCGRAHCVPLSQPTNGAISCSLGDDGVTSFEDTCTFTCDSGYEVRGSSMRSCQSDGGWSGMTTTCARVSCPDLGQPDNGMIDCTFGDDGIASYQDTCRFSCADGYRLRGSTSRNCQSDGTWSGGIATCHRVPCDELPQPEHGSVMCDYGDDGTTSYQDICRYTCADGFEIMGSSSRICLSTGMWSNDEPMCTRVSCPTLNHPANGTISCSSGSYQDAVYEVTCNFTCDTGYQLTSGSHSRTCLSDGRWNGTEATCGRVRCVPLPQPTNGAISCSLGDDGVTSFEDTCTFTCNSGYEVRGSSMRTCQSDESWSGMTTTCARVSCPGLSQPDNGMIDCAFGDDGVASYQDTCRFSCADGYRLRGSTSRNCQSDGTWSGGIATCHRDRDPNIDSNIYLSFKLEVGDSKIFTRRLIVMKMSQ, from the exons ATGGCTGCTGTCTACATAAGAAGTTTTACAGTGTTGTATTTGATTCAAGTGGCAATAG CAATTTGTCCACCACTAACTCCACTGTACAATGGAAGGACTACATGTGTAAATTCATTTGGAACACCAATAATTGAAGACCACCCGTACTCCACAGGAGTCAGTTGCAGTTTCAGGTGTAACCCTGGATTTCTCCTCATGGGCAGTGTACTCAGAACGTGTGAAGCAACTGGAAGATGGAGTGGCACTGATACCATTTGTGAGGAAG TGAGACTTGGTATAATTTGTGATGAATTAAGACAACCTGAGCATGGATTTGTTAATTGTAATTATGGCCTTGATGGAGTGCCATCTTATCAAGACAACTGTACTTACACCTGTGCAACTGGCTTTGAATTAATGGGTAGTAATACCAGCACATGTCAAGTTGATGGTACATGGAGCAACGTTGATGTGATGTGCACCAGAG TGTCTTGTCCAACTCTCAATCATCCTGCTAATGGAATTATTTCTTGTTCAAGTGGAAGTAACCAGGATGTTGTGTATGAAGTGACATGTGATTTTACATGTGATACTGGATACCAGTTGACCAGTGGTAGTCATAGTAGAACCTGTTTGAGTGATGGAAGGTGGAATGGTACTGAAGCTACTTGTGGGAGAG CTCATTGTGTTCCACTCTCTCAACCTActaatggagcaatcagctGCTCACTTGGTGATGATGGGGTGACTTCCTTTGAGGACACGTGCACATTTACATGTGACAGTGGCTATGAAGTTAGAGGTAGCAGTATGAGGagttgtcagagtgatgggGGTTGGAGTGGtatgacaacaacatgtgcaagAG TGTCCTGTCCTGACCTCGGTCAACCTGATAACGGAATGATTGATTGTACGTTTGGAGATGATGGGATCGCTTCATACCAAGACACATGCAGATTCAGTTGTGCTGATGGTTATCGTCTCCGTGGTAGCACATCACGCAattgtcagagtgatggaacTTGGAGCGGTGGTATTGCAACATGTCATAGAG TGCCTTGTGATGAACTACCACAACCTGAACATGGATCAGTGATGTGTGACTATGGAGATGATGGAACAACATCATATCAAGATATTTGCCGATACACTTGTGCGGATGGTTTTGAAATAATGGGCAGCAGTTCAAGAATTTGTCTCAGTACCGGGATGTGGAGTAATGATGAACCAATGTGTACAAGAG TGTCCTGTCCAACCCTCAATCATCCTGCTAATGGAACTATTTCTTGTTCAAGTGGAAGTTACCAGGATGCTGTGTATGaagtgacatgtaattttacatgTGATACTGGATACCAGTTGACCAGTGGTAGTCATAGTAGAACCTGTTTGAGTGATGGAAGGTGGAATGGTACTGAAGCTACTTGTGGGAGAG TTCGTTGTGTTCCACTCCCTCAACCTActaatggagcaatcagctGCTCACTTGGTGATGATGGGGTGACTTCCTTTGAGGATACATGCACATTTACATGTAACAGTGGTTATGAAGTTAGAGGTAGCAGTATGAGGACTTGTCAGAGTGATGAGAGTTGGAGCGGtatgacaacaacatgtgcaagAG TGTCCTGTCCTGGCCTCAGTCAACCTGATAACGGAATGATTGATTGTGCGTTTGGAGATGATGGGGTCGCTTCATACCAAGACACATGCAGATTCAGTTGTGCTGATGGTTATCGTCTCCGTGGTAGCACATCACGTAATTGTCAGAGCGATGGAACTTGGAGTGGTGGTATTGCAACATGTCATAGAG ATCGTGACCCTAACATTGACAGCAACATTTATCTGTCCTTCAAACTAGAGGTGGGCGATAGCAAAATTTTTACAAGACGATTGATAGTAATGAAAATGTCACAATAA